The following are encoded together in the Streptomyces sp. NBC_00341 genome:
- a CDS encoding glutathione S-transferase C-terminal domain-containing protein, with the protein MPETASRSSSTGNSLTCGSISSGPSPCATHPRPKIAVPSSRIHSRIGVGLAGGFYPAPHRYELFLSAGCPRSLRISITLGLLGLRDSVATTFLGHPAGTPEAYASLRGAYEATLHHYDGPLTAPALCDRWSGRIVSNHTPDILRDLAGLLSGHDEACPSALRPPELADGIEALRELLDRDVTPHAGSSERSAALDLLDRSLARRPYALGEQLTAGDVDLWVALVHLGPVDALGDRARLREYVRRLCGHPAFPNTPQMPETPGAPTAPDVAGGAAAVDSLPQAPT; encoded by the coding sequence ATGCCCGAGACAGCTTCGCGCAGTTCCAGCACAGGCAACTCCCTCACGTGCGGCTCGATCTCATCCGGCCCGAGTCCGTGCGCCACGCATCCCCGTCCCAAGATCGCCGTACCCTCCTCCCGTATCCACAGCCGTATCGGCGTCGGTCTGGCCGGCGGCTTCTATCCCGCTCCGCACCGCTACGAGCTGTTCCTGTCGGCGGGCTGTCCGCGCTCGCTGCGTATCTCGATCACCCTCGGCCTGCTCGGTCTCCGGGACTCGGTCGCCACCACGTTCCTGGGGCACCCCGCCGGGACACCCGAGGCGTACGCCTCGCTGCGCGGCGCGTACGAGGCCACGCTGCACCACTACGACGGGCCGCTGACCGCGCCCGCGCTGTGCGACCGCTGGAGCGGACGCATCGTCAGCAACCACACGCCCGACATACTCCGCGATCTGGCAGGCCTGCTCTCCGGCCATGACGAGGCCTGTCCCTCGGCGCTGCGCCCGCCGGAGCTCGCCGACGGCATCGAGGCCCTGCGCGAGCTGCTGGACCGGGACGTCACCCCGCACGCGGGGTCCTCGGAGCGCTCTGCGGCCCTGGACCTCCTGGACCGGTCCCTCGCCCGGCGCCCCTACGCGCTGGGCGAGCAGCTGACGGCCGGGGATGTGGACCTGTGGGTGGCGCTCGTCCATCTCGGCCCGGTCGACGCCCTCGGCGACCGCGCCCGGCTCCGGGAGTACGTACGCCGCCTCTGCGGCCACCCCGCCTTCCCGAATACACCGCAGATGCCGGAGACACCAGGGGCTCCGACGGCTCCGGACGTCGCGGGCGGGGCGGCCGCCGTCGACTCGCTGCCTCAGGCTCCCACGTAG